A window of the Dyadobacter pollutisoli genome harbors these coding sequences:
- a CDS encoding type IV secretory system conjugative DNA transfer family protein, translating to MFDNECDEYFVPKNETFPQEERLLESEFSINLLAEYTLRGKRRRSWINFINPFRGLLVLGSPGSGKSYFVIRHIITQHIRKCFAMLVYDFKFDDLSLIAYNSFCPIRLHTKYFPVFTRSISMTWSEAPSATRSNPLRCRILQMRLSQPARFCLALTGNG from the coding sequence TTGTTTGATAATGAGTGTGATGAATATTTTGTACCGAAAAATGAAACTTTTCCGCAGGAAGAGCGCCTTCTGGAAAGCGAATTTTCGATCAATTTACTGGCGGAATATACTCTTAGGGGCAAACGTCGCAGAAGCTGGATCAACTTCATTAATCCCTTCCGAGGGCTGCTGGTTTTAGGCTCGCCTGGTTCCGGGAAGAGCTATTTTGTTATCCGCCACATCATTACCCAGCATATCCGGAAATGTTTTGCCATGCTGGTCTATGATTTCAAGTTTGATGATCTTTCGCTCATCGCATACAATAGTTTTTGTCCGATCAGGCTGCATACAAAGTACTTCCCCGTTTTTACACGATCAATTTCGATGACCTGGAGCGAAGCGCCAAGTGCAACCCGCTCGAACCCTCTACGATGCCGGATATTACAGATGCGGCTGAGTCAGCCTGCACGATTCTGCTTGGCCTTAACAGGGAATGGATAA